From the Salinimicrobium tongyeongense genome, one window contains:
- the hisIE gene encoding bifunctional phosphoribosyl-AMP cyclohydrolase/phosphoribosyl-ATP diphosphatase HisIE, whose product MKIDFSKDKDGLVPAIIQDAETRNVLMLGYMNEEALEKTKETKKVTFFSRSKQRLWTKGEESGNFLHLIDLKVDCDNDTLLISVNPEGPTCHTGTDTCWGENNTSEMTFLATLEEVIADRRSNPENEKSYVASLFRSGMNKIAQKVGEEAVEVVIEAKDENDDLFLNESADLLFHYLILLQAKGYRLSDVTRILSSRHSK is encoded by the coding sequence ATGAAAATAGATTTTAGTAAAGATAAAGACGGTTTAGTTCCTGCGATCATTCAGGATGCGGAGACCAGAAATGTTTTGATGCTGGGGTACATGAATGAAGAAGCCCTGGAAAAAACAAAAGAGACCAAAAAAGTGACATTTTTCAGCCGTAGCAAACAGCGACTTTGGACCAAAGGGGAAGAAAGTGGTAATTTTCTTCATTTGATTGACCTGAAGGTGGATTGTGATAATGATACTTTACTCATTTCAGTAAATCCTGAAGGGCCAACCTGCCATACGGGAACCGACACCTGCTGGGGAGAAAATAATACTTCAGAAATGACATTTTTGGCTACTTTGGAAGAGGTGATCGCCGACAGAAGGTCAAATCCTGAAAATGAAAAGAGCTACGTGGCTTCATTGTTCAGAAGCGGAATGAACAAAATTGCCCAAAAAGTGGGAGAGGAGGCTGTTGAAGTTGTTATTGAGGCAAAAGATGAAAATGATGACCTGTTCCTCAATGAAAGTGCCGATCTGCTCTTCCATTATTTAATATTGTTGCAGGCAAAAGGCTACAGGCTTAGCGATGTTACACGTATTTTGAGCTCCAGGCACAGCAAATAA
- the gyrA gene encoding DNA gyrase subunit A — protein sequence MAEGEKLIPINIEDEMKSAYIDYSMSVIVSRALPDVRDGLKPVHRRVLYGMYELGVLSNRAHKKSARIVGEVLGKFHPHGDSSVYDTMVRMAQEWSLRYMLVDGQGNFGSIDGDSPAAMRYTEARMRKISEDMLADIDKETVDMQLNFDDTIHEPSVLPTRIPNLLVNGASGIAVGMATNMPPHNLSEVVDGIVAYIENNDIEVDELIEHVKAPDFPTGGTIYGYDGVREAFKTGRGRIVIRAKAHTEEVAGKEAIVVTEIPYQVNKAEMIKKTAELVNEKKIEGISLIRDESDRNGMRIVYILKRDAIPNIVLNLLYKHTALQSSFSVNNIALVNGRPQMLNLRDMIYHFVEHRHEVVVRRTEYELRKAEERAHILEGLIIASDNIDEVIALIRASSNADEARSKLIERFELTEIQAKAIVEMRLRQLTGLEQDKLRAEYEEIMKTIEDLKDILARKERRMEVIKEEMLEVKEKYGDERRSSIEYAGGDLSMEDMIPDEQVVITISHAGYIKRTSLTEYKTQNRGGVGQKGSTTRNEDFLENLFIGTNHQYMLFFTEKGKCFWMRVFEIPEGSKTSKGRAIQNLINLEPDDKLKAFICTKDLKDEEYINSHYVMMATKKGQVKKTSLEQYSRPRTNGINAITIREGDELLEARLTTGESQVMLALRSGKAIRFDESKTRPMGRNASGVRGITLADDTDEVVGMITIENPMEETVLVVSENGYGKRTYIDDPEDGEPIYRITNRGGKGVKTISITAKTGNLVAIKNVTDLDDLMIINKSGLAIRTSVSNLRVMGRATQGVRLINLRNNDSIAAVAKVINEEEDVEDVAGDATPEITDQNQDGTTIANDSEE from the coding sequence ATGGCTGAAGGAGAAAAGTTAATTCCTATCAATATTGAAGATGAAATGAAGTCGGCCTACATTGATTATTCAATGTCGGTCATTGTGTCACGTGCCCTGCCAGACGTTCGTGACGGTTTGAAACCGGTGCACCGCCGGGTATTATATGGAATGTATGAACTGGGAGTACTATCCAACAGGGCTCACAAGAAATCTGCAAGAATTGTTGGGGAAGTTCTAGGTAAGTTTCACCCGCACGGGGATTCTTCTGTGTATGACACTATGGTGCGCATGGCGCAGGAGTGGAGTTTGCGTTACATGCTTGTAGACGGGCAGGGGAACTTTGGTTCAATTGATGGAGACAGCCCTGCAGCAATGCGTTATACCGAAGCAAGGATGCGCAAAATAAGTGAAGATATGCTGGCCGATATCGACAAGGAAACGGTAGATATGCAGCTCAATTTTGATGATACTATCCATGAGCCTTCAGTTTTGCCTACCCGAATTCCTAACCTTCTTGTAAACGGCGCCAGCGGTATTGCGGTAGGTATGGCTACAAACATGCCCCCTCACAATCTTTCAGAAGTGGTTGATGGTATTGTAGCCTATATAGAAAACAACGACATTGAGGTAGATGAACTCATTGAACATGTAAAAGCCCCCGATTTTCCTACCGGCGGTACTATTTACGGCTATGATGGGGTGCGGGAAGCTTTTAAAACCGGTCGTGGAAGGATTGTAATAAGAGCCAAGGCCCATACCGAAGAAGTGGCAGGGAAAGAAGCTATAGTAGTTACTGAAATCCCATACCAGGTCAATAAAGCGGAAATGATCAAGAAAACCGCTGAGCTTGTCAATGAAAAGAAAATAGAGGGTATTTCTCTCATCAGAGATGAATCTGACCGAAATGGTATGCGCATCGTTTATATTCTGAAAAGAGATGCGATCCCAAACATTGTACTCAATTTACTGTATAAGCACACAGCGCTTCAAAGTTCTTTTAGTGTCAATAACATTGCGTTGGTGAACGGCCGTCCTCAAATGCTGAATTTGAGAGATATGATCTACCATTTTGTAGAGCACCGTCATGAAGTTGTGGTGCGCCGTACAGAGTATGAGCTGAGAAAAGCTGAAGAGCGGGCACATATCCTTGAAGGTTTAATTATTGCTTCAGATAATATTGACGAGGTAATTGCCTTAATTAGGGCTTCGAGCAATGCTGATGAAGCCCGTAGCAAGTTAATTGAGCGTTTCGAACTTACCGAGATCCAGGCTAAGGCGATAGTCGAGATGCGCTTAAGACAGCTTACTGGTCTTGAGCAGGACAAACTTCGTGCAGAGTACGAGGAGATCATGAAGACCATTGAAGACCTTAAAGATATTCTTGCCCGTAAGGAGCGTAGAATGGAGGTGATCAAAGAAGAGATGCTCGAAGTGAAGGAAAAATATGGAGATGAGCGGCGATCAAGCATAGAGTATGCCGGAGGTGACCTGAGCATGGAAGACATGATCCCCGATGAGCAGGTGGTGATCACCATTTCACACGCAGGGTATATTAAAAGGACTTCGCTTACCGAATACAAAACCCAGAACAGGGGTGGAGTTGGCCAGAAAGGTTCTACCACGAGAAATGAAGACTTCCTCGAGAACCTGTTTATTGGAACCAACCACCAGTACATGTTGTTCTTTACTGAAAAAGGCAAGTGCTTCTGGATGAGGGTTTTCGAGATTCCTGAAGGAAGTAAAACTTCAAAAGGAAGAGCAATTCAGAATTTGATCAACCTGGAGCCGGATGATAAGCTTAAAGCTTTTATTTGTACTAAAGACCTGAAGGACGAAGAGTATATCAACAGTCATTATGTAATGATGGCTACCAAGAAGGGACAGGTGAAAAAGACTTCCCTTGAACAATACTCAAGGCCAAGAACCAACGGTATTAATGCAATTACCATTCGTGAGGGTGATGAGTTACTTGAAGCGAGATTAACTACAGGAGAAAGTCAAGTGATGCTGGCCTTGAGAAGCGGAAAAGCAATAAGGTTCGACGAAAGCAAGACGAGGCCAATGGGTAGAAATGCTTCCGGGGTAAGGGGTATTACTCTGGCCGATGACACCGATGAGGTAGTAGGCATGATCACCATTGAGAACCCAATGGAAGAAACAGTACTTGTAGTTTCGGAAAACGGGTACGGAAAAAGGACCTATATAGATGACCCCGAAGATGGGGAGCCAATCTACAGAATCACCAACCGTGGTGGTAAAGGTGTAAAAACCATTTCTATTACGGCTAAAACAGGTAACCTGGTTGCCATTAAGAACGTAACAGACCTTGATGACCTTATGATCATTAATAAGTCGGGGCTTGCTATTAGAACTTCTGTGTCTAATTTAAGGGTCATGGGGCGTGCAACCCAGGGAGTTAGACTTATCAATTTAAGAAATAATGACTCTATTGCGGCAGTGGCTAAAGTGATTAATGAAGAGGAGGATGTTGAAGACGTAGCCGGTGACGCAACCCCCGAAATTACTGATCAAAATCAGGATGGCACAACTATTGCAAACGATAGTGAGGAATAA
- the hisF gene encoding imidazole glycerol phosphate synthase subunit HisF gives MLTKRIIPCLDIKDGRTVKGVNFVSLRDAGDPVELAEIYSKSGADELVFLDISATEEKRKTLAELVRKVAATVNIPFTVGGGISSVEDVDVLLQNGADKVAINSAAVKNPQLINELAAKFGRQCIVVAVDAKQVKGKWLVHLVGGKVPTEIDLFDWVKEVEERGAGEILFTSMDHDGTKAGFANEALEKISEMLSIPVIASGGAGNKEHFCEAFTKGKADAALAASVFHFKEIEIRDLKQEMKKQGIEVRI, from the coding sequence ATGCTGACAAAAAGAATAATTCCCTGTCTTGACATTAAAGACGGACGAACGGTAAAAGGGGTTAATTTTGTAAGTCTTCGGGATGCAGGGGATCCGGTGGAGCTGGCAGAGATTTACTCAAAGTCGGGCGCAGATGAGCTGGTTTTCCTGGATATTTCAGCCACCGAAGAGAAAAGAAAAACCCTGGCAGAACTGGTTCGAAAAGTGGCGGCCACCGTAAATATTCCGTTTACTGTTGGCGGCGGAATATCTTCAGTAGAAGATGTGGATGTGCTGCTTCAGAATGGAGCCGATAAAGTGGCGATCAATTCGGCGGCGGTAAAAAATCCGCAGTTGATCAATGAATTGGCAGCAAAATTTGGCAGGCAGTGCATTGTTGTGGCTGTTGATGCCAAGCAGGTAAAAGGAAAATGGCTGGTGCACTTGGTAGGTGGAAAAGTACCGACAGAAATTGACCTTTTTGACTGGGTAAAAGAAGTTGAGGAAAGAGGGGCCGGAGAGATTCTCTTCACTTCCATGGACCACGATGGTACAAAAGCCGGTTTTGCCAATGAAGCCCTGGAGAAAATATCTGAAATGCTGAGTATTCCTGTGATTGCTTCAGGTGGGGCAGGGAATAAAGAGCATTTTTGCGAGGCATTTACAAAAGGGAAAGCCGATGCTGCACTGGCGGCGAGTGTGTTCCACTTTAAAGAGATCGAGATCAGGGATCTTAAGCAGGAAATGAAGAAGCAGGGGATTGAAGTTCGGATTTAG
- a CDS encoding ATP-dependent Clp protease ATP-binding subunit codes for MDDNFSPRVKDVIAYSKEEALRLGHDFIGTEHLMLGLLRDGDGKAINILNALDVDLTHLRRKVEILSPANPDVAVESNEKRNLHLTRQAERALKTTFLEAKLFQSTSINTAHLLLCILRNENDPTTKLLNKLKVDYDGVKDQFKYMITNDDDYMDSPTAESFSDEDAGSEDSGKSNPFAGTPGKSTKKSKTPVLDNFGRDLTALAELDKLDPVVGREKEIERVSQILSRRKKNNPLLIGEPGVGKSAIAEGLALRIVKRKVSRILFDKRVVTLDLASLVAGTKYRGQFEERMKAVMNELEKNDDIILFIDEIHTIVGAGGATGSLDASNMFKPALARGEIQCIGATTLDEYRQYIEKDGALERRFQKVIVEPTSIEETIEILNNIKDKYEEHHNVTYTDEAIEACVKLTSRYMTDRFLPDKAIDALDEAGSRVHITNIDVPKQILELERKLEEVRELKNTVVKKQKYEEAAKLRDDEKNIEKDLAQAQARWEEESKLHRETVTEDNVADVVSMMTGVPVNRIAQTEINKLYKLPELIKGKVIGQDDAVGKVVKAIQRNRAGLKDPNKPIGSFIFLGQTGVGKTQLAKILSRELFDNEDALIRIDMSEYMEKFAVSRLIGAPPGYVGYEEGGQLTEKVRRKPYAVILLDEVEKAHPDVFNMLLQVLDDGYLTDSLGRKIDFRNTIIIMTSNIGARKLKDFGQGVGFGTSARKNQMDENARSVIESALKKAFAPEFLNRVDDVVIFNPLEQEDIHKIIDIELEKLFGRIGALGYDLELSSKAKDYIAEKGFDKQYGARPLNRAIQKYIEDALAEEIITSHISEGDKVFMDLDEEKKELTIKVEKAKKEKNSEDSK; via the coding sequence ATGGATGATAATTTTTCACCAAGAGTAAAAGATGTGATTGCCTACAGCAAGGAAGAAGCCTTAAGGCTTGGCCATGACTTTATAGGCACAGAGCATTTAATGCTGGGTCTTCTAAGGGACGGTGATGGTAAAGCCATTAATATACTTAATGCCCTGGATGTTGACCTCACTCATTTAAGAAGAAAAGTAGAGATTCTTAGCCCCGCAAATCCAGATGTGGCTGTAGAATCTAACGAGAAGAGAAATCTTCACTTAACCCGCCAGGCAGAAAGGGCCCTTAAAACCACATTTTTGGAAGCCAAGCTTTTCCAAAGCACTTCCATTAATACGGCTCACCTGCTACTGTGCATTTTGAGGAATGAGAACGATCCCACCACCAAACTTCTTAACAAGTTAAAAGTAGATTATGACGGGGTAAAAGACCAGTTCAAGTACATGATCACCAATGACGATGATTATATGGACTCCCCTACTGCCGAATCATTTTCAGATGAAGACGCAGGCTCTGAGGATTCCGGGAAAAGCAATCCTTTTGCCGGTACCCCCGGAAAATCTACAAAGAAATCCAAGACGCCGGTTCTAGATAACTTCGGAAGGGATCTCACGGCGCTTGCAGAACTTGATAAACTCGACCCTGTGGTAGGTCGCGAGAAAGAGATCGAACGCGTTTCCCAGATCTTGAGCCGAAGAAAAAAGAACAACCCGCTGCTTATTGGAGAGCCGGGAGTAGGAAAATCGGCCATTGCCGAAGGCCTTGCCCTTAGAATTGTAAAAAGAAAGGTCTCAAGGATCCTTTTTGACAAACGCGTAGTAACGCTAGACCTTGCCAGTTTAGTTGCAGGAACCAAGTACCGCGGCCAGTTTGAGGAAAGGATGAAAGCCGTTATGAACGAACTTGAGAAGAATGATGACATCATTCTCTTTATCGATGAGATACACACTATAGTAGGTGCCGGTGGCGCCACAGGTAGTCTCGATGCCAGCAACATGTTCAAACCAGCACTGGCCAGGGGTGAAATTCAATGTATTGGCGCTACTACGCTCGATGAGTACAGGCAGTATATTGAAAAAGACGGTGCTTTAGAACGCCGTTTCCAAAAAGTGATCGTAGAACCCACCTCTATCGAAGAAACTATTGAAATACTCAATAATATCAAAGATAAGTACGAGGAACATCATAATGTCACCTATACCGATGAAGCCATTGAAGCCTGTGTGAAACTGACAAGCAGGTACATGACCGACAGATTTCTGCCAGATAAGGCTATAGATGCGTTAGATGAAGCCGGATCCCGGGTTCACATTACCAACATTGACGTTCCAAAACAAATCCTTGAACTGGAGCGCAAGCTTGAAGAAGTACGTGAACTTAAAAACACCGTGGTTAAAAAGCAGAAATACGAAGAAGCTGCCAAACTGCGCGATGACGAAAAGAATATAGAAAAAGACCTAGCCCAGGCCCAGGCCCGCTGGGAAGAAGAATCTAAACTGCACAGGGAAACAGTAACCGAAGATAATGTTGCCGATGTGGTATCAATGATGACCGGCGTCCCGGTTAACAGGATAGCACAAACCGAGATCAACAAACTGTACAAGTTACCGGAACTTATTAAAGGAAAAGTGATTGGGCAGGATGATGCTGTTGGTAAGGTGGTGAAAGCCATCCAGCGTAACCGCGCCGGCCTAAAAGATCCAAACAAGCCTATTGGTTCCTTTATCTTCCTCGGGCAAACCGGGGTTGGTAAAACCCAGCTGGCAAAGATCCTTTCCCGCGAGTTATTCGACAATGAAGATGCTTTGATACGCATCGACATGAGTGAGTACATGGAAAAATTTGCCGTGAGCAGATTAATTGGAGCACCTCCGGGATATGTAGGTTACGAAGAAGGCGGACAGTTAACCGAGAAGGTACGTAGAAAACCTTACGCAGTGATCCTGCTCGACGAAGTGGAAAAAGCCCACCCCGATGTGTTTAACATGCTCTTGCAGGTGCTTGACGACGGGTATTTAACCGACAGCCTTGGTCGCAAGATCGACTTCAGGAATACCATCATCATCATGACCTCCAATATTGGAGCAAGAAAGCTGAAGGATTTTGGACAGGGAGTTGGATTTGGAACTTCTGCAAGAAAGAACCAGATGGACGAGAATGCCCGTAGTGTTATTGAAAGCGCCCTTAAAAAGGCCTTTGCGCCCGAGTTTCTCAACCGTGTAGACGATGTGGTGATCTTCAATCCACTTGAGCAGGAAGACATCCACAAGATCATAGATATTGAACTCGAAAAACTCTTCGGAAGAATTGGAGCTTTGGGTTACGATCTTGAACTAAGTTCAAAAGCCAAAGATTATATTGCTGAAAAAGGTTTTGACAAGCAGTATGGAGCGCGACCTTTGAACCGGGCCATTCAAAAATATATTGAAGACGCCCTGGCCGAAGAGATCATCACTTCCCATATTTCTGAAGGAGACAAAGTATTTATGGATCTCGACGAAGAGAAGAAGGAATTGACCATAAAGGTTGAAAAGGCCAAAAAGGAAAAGAATTCCGAAGACTCGAAGTAA
- a CDS encoding C40 family peptidase, whose amino-acid sequence MQYAICILGTVPLRAEPAHTAEMVSQLLYGETFKVLEERGKWSRIRTSFEDLEAWIDNKQLLKISQAEYDRLKAEELQLSADLMEFVTSEGQLIPIPIGSVLNAAGLLKHEHSGAVTINAQPKERLIETAFLYLNTPFMWGGKSPMGIDASGFTQMVYKLNGYKLARNAAQQAQQGESLSFIEESEPGDLAFFDSPDGSINHVGIMMRDNYIIHVDGKVRLDRIDHSGIYNAELRRHTHKLRVIKKII is encoded by the coding sequence ATGCAATATGCCATTTGTATTTTAGGCACGGTTCCGCTAAGAGCAGAACCTGCGCACACCGCCGAAATGGTTAGTCAGCTGCTTTACGGGGAAACCTTTAAGGTTCTGGAAGAAAGAGGAAAATGGTCAAGAATTCGCACTTCTTTTGAAGACCTTGAAGCCTGGATCGACAACAAACAACTGCTAAAAATCTCTCAGGCGGAATATGACCGGTTAAAAGCAGAAGAACTTCAGCTTTCAGCAGACCTGATGGAGTTTGTCACGAGCGAAGGACAACTTATTCCAATTCCTATTGGATCTGTACTCAACGCCGCTGGCCTTTTAAAACACGAACATTCGGGTGCAGTGACCATCAATGCTCAACCAAAAGAAAGGCTTATAGAAACGGCCTTTTTGTACCTCAATACGCCATTTATGTGGGGTGGAAAAAGCCCTATGGGTATAGATGCCAGTGGTTTCACCCAAATGGTCTACAAACTGAATGGCTATAAGCTTGCCAGAAATGCTGCCCAGCAGGCCCAACAGGGAGAATCACTTAGTTTTATTGAAGAAAGCGAACCCGGAGACCTGGCATTTTTTGACAGTCCCGACGGATCTATTAACCATGTTGGCATTATGATGAGAGACAACTACATTATACACGTAGACGGAAAAGTGCGGCTTGATCGTATAGACCACTCGGGGATATACAATGCCGAACTTCGCCGGCACACGCATAAGCTGAGAGTGATCAAAAAGATCATATAA
- a CDS encoding acetyl-CoA C-acyltransferase: protein MNKEVVIVSAARTPIGSFLGSLSTIPATKLGSTAIKGALEKINLKPEMVDEVLMGNVVQAGLGQAPARQAALGAGIPYSVPCTTVNKVCASGMKAVMQGAQSIALGDADIIVAGGMENMSMIPHYLHLRNGQKFGPATMIDGLQKDGLMDAYNQLAMGVCADNCAIEHEFTREDQDKFAAQSYERSAKAWKEGKFDNEVVPVEVPQRKGEPVIVKEDEEYKNVKMDKLASLRPAFSKEGTVTAANASTINDGAGAVVLMSREKAEELGLKVLASIKGFADAAQDPEKFTTAPAIALPKALKKAKISQEEVDFFEFNEAFSVVGLANMKILGLTDKNTNVNGGAVSLGHPLGCSGVRIIITLLSVLEQNNAKIGAAAICNGGGGASAIVIERPQ, encoded by the coding sequence ATGAATAAGGAAGTAGTCATAGTAAGCGCAGCCAGAACTCCCATAGGAAGTTTTTTGGGCAGCTTATCCACCATACCCGCGACCAAACTGGGATCAACAGCAATAAAAGGAGCTCTTGAGAAGATCAATCTCAAACCTGAAATGGTAGACGAGGTACTTATGGGAAATGTGGTGCAGGCAGGTTTAGGCCAGGCTCCTGCAAGACAGGCGGCTTTGGGTGCCGGTATTCCTTACTCTGTTCCATGCACCACCGTAAATAAAGTTTGCGCGAGCGGGATGAAAGCAGTGATGCAGGGAGCCCAATCTATAGCCCTGGGGGATGCCGACATTATAGTTGCGGGCGGAATGGAGAACATGAGCATGATACCTCACTACCTTCACCTAAGAAACGGGCAGAAATTTGGACCTGCCACGATGATTGACGGACTACAGAAAGACGGACTCATGGATGCGTATAATCAACTTGCCATGGGCGTTTGTGCCGATAATTGTGCCATTGAACACGAGTTTACAAGAGAAGACCAGGATAAATTTGCGGCACAGTCCTACGAAAGATCTGCAAAAGCCTGGAAAGAAGGAAAATTTGATAATGAAGTTGTTCCTGTAGAAGTGCCCCAGCGAAAGGGAGAGCCTGTTATAGTAAAAGAGGATGAAGAATACAAAAATGTAAAAATGGACAAGCTGGCTTCTTTACGCCCGGCTTTTTCTAAAGAGGGTACGGTAACAGCTGCCAATGCGTCTACTATCAACGATGGTGCGGGTGCAGTGGTGCTTATGAGCCGTGAAAAGGCTGAAGAACTGGGATTAAAAGTTCTGGCGAGCATTAAAGGATTTGCAGATGCTGCCCAGGACCCGGAGAAATTTACTACCGCTCCGGCCATAGCACTCCCTAAAGCCCTCAAAAAGGCCAAAATTTCTCAGGAAGAAGTTGACTTTTTTGAATTCAATGAAGCATTTTCGGTGGTTGGCCTGGCCAACATGAAAATTTTAGGCCTTACCGATAAAAACACCAATGTGAATGGAGGTGCCGTTTCTTTAGGTCATCCTCTTGGTTGTTCGGGGGTAAGAATTATCATCACCCTATTAAGCGTACTGGAACAAAACAACGCAAAAATAGGTGCTGCAGCCATTTGTAATGGTGGCGGTGGTGCTTCGGCTATTGTTATTGAACGTCCACAATAA
- a CDS encoding tetratricopeptide repeat protein: protein MKTRILTAALAMFTVVSFAQKKEIRRAGKAVEKGEYQEAKNYLQQAEAQLASADEDEKADFYLYRGYALVGNGQNVPTADLMAASEAMKKAKELGHGEAEQGMAAVSNALVNAAIEDQNAQNFSEASKKLEASYRMSNRDTVYLYYAASNAVNAKDYDQALKYYEELQDIGFTGEETIYTAVNKETGEEERMASKEQRDLFVKSGNYINPQDKKEESKEGEIAKNIALIYIEKGDNDKAVAAMEKAKQANPNDAGLMQAEADMYYRMGDMAKYREILEEVVSQNPNDATLYYNMGVSSAELGENDRAVEYYNKALEIDPSMHNARINIAFVILSKEAPLVEEMNSLGMSKADQKKYDELAKERQQIYRDALPHLEKVLDKDADNIEAARTMMNIYYQLNETEKAEEMKAKIAELEVNAAAAPKQ from the coding sequence ATGAAAACCAGAATTTTAACGGCAGCACTCGCTATGTTTACTGTCGTATCATTTGCCCAAAAGAAGGAAATTAGACGAGCCGGTAAAGCGGTTGAAAAAGGAGAATATCAGGAAGCTAAGAATTACCTTCAGCAGGCAGAAGCACAGTTAGCTAGCGCTGACGAAGATGAAAAAGCTGATTTCTACCTTTACAGAGGATATGCGCTGGTAGGTAACGGACAAAATGTACCTACGGCCGACCTTATGGCAGCTTCAGAAGCTATGAAAAAAGCTAAAGAACTTGGTCATGGCGAGGCAGAACAGGGAATGGCTGCAGTAAGTAATGCATTGGTAAATGCAGCTATTGAAGACCAAAACGCTCAGAACTTTTCAGAAGCTTCCAAAAAACTGGAAGCAAGCTATAGAATGAGCAACCGGGATACGGTATACCTTTATTATGCGGCTTCAAACGCTGTAAATGCAAAAGACTATGACCAGGCCTTAAAGTATTATGAGGAGCTTCAGGACATTGGTTTTACAGGAGAAGAAACTATTTATACCGCTGTAAATAAGGAAACCGGCGAAGAAGAGAGAATGGCTTCTAAAGAGCAAAGGGACCTTTTCGTGAAATCTGGTAACTACATCAATCCTCAGGATAAAAAAGAAGAGTCTAAAGAAGGAGAGATTGCCAAGAACATCGCGCTTATCTATATTGAAAAAGGCGATAATGACAAGGCTGTTGCAGCCATGGAAAAAGCCAAACAGGCAAATCCTAATGATGCAGGCCTTATGCAGGCAGAAGCAGACATGTACTACAGAATGGGGGATATGGCAAAATACAGGGAAATCCTGGAAGAAGTAGTAAGCCAAAATCCAAATGATGCCACTTTGTATTATAACATGGGGGTTAGTTCAGCAGAACTAGGAGAAAATGACCGTGCCGTAGAGTACTACAACAAAGCTCTTGAAATTGATCCTAGCATGCACAATGCAAGAATCAATATAGCATTTGTGATCCTTTCTAAAGAAGCTCCCCTGGTAGAAGAGATGAACAGCCTTGGTATGAGCAAAGCCGATCAAAAGAAGTATGATGAATTGGCTAAAGAACGTCAGCAGATATACAGAGATGCCCTTCCGCACCTGGAAAAAGTTCTTGATAAAGACGCTGATAATATCGAAGCTGCCAGAACAATGATGAATATCTACTATCAGTTAAACGAGACTGAAAAGGCAGAAGAAATGAAAGCTAAGATCGCAGAACTTGAAGTTAATGCAGCTGCTGCTCCAAAACAATAA